From Deltaproteobacteria bacterium, a single genomic window includes:
- a CDS encoding CoA-binding protein, which translates to MSEMNAQMKASLDAIFKPRSVAVVGASNNPEVWGYRTLQRLVGGGYRHEIYPVNPNEKEVQGFRCYPAISEIPEEIDLAVVVVNASLVAKVIQECIAKKVKGGIVITAGFAEIGSAGAELQDRLAREAKEAGFYFIGPNCMGIYSSEGNVNTIFQPQVAMPQGPVSFISQSGTLGSYFHRAAARHGFGMSKFISCGNQACVDFTDLLQYLGHDPSTRVITGYMEDTGDGRRFLEVARSVSAKKPLLLYKAGASEASARAARSHTAAMAANDEIFEGACQQAGVMRRHDPLEMFNMSEALCYQPLPRGNRVAVLSDGGGFNVILAQDCTRLGLELPEMSAEAQAEMREHMLPYGPPPLNPIDCIAMKDMEAYIKIIEIVAKQDYIDGLIIMPLTSQFDRETKTARMVQSLEFAEQLSLIPERFGKPVFLSNIEMWTAEPVYEIAKRHHIPYFINPADCVRGMYGLVKYRERKNRCL; encoded by the coding sequence ATGTCAGAGATGAATGCTCAGATGAAGGCTTCCCTGGATGCCATTTTCAAGCCGCGTTCGGTGGCCGTTGTGGGGGCCAGCAACAACCCTGAAGTTTGGGGATATCGGACCTTGCAGAGGCTGGTCGGCGGGGGGTACCGCCACGAGATTTATCCTGTCAACCCGAACGAAAAAGAGGTTCAGGGGTTCCGCTGTTACCCGGCGATCTCAGAAATACCGGAAGAGATTGATCTGGCAGTCGTGGTGGTGAACGCCTCGCTGGTCGCGAAAGTCATCCAGGAATGTATTGCTAAAAAGGTCAAGGGAGGCATTGTGATTACAGCGGGCTTCGCTGAGATTGGCTCTGCCGGAGCCGAACTTCAAGACAGGCTGGCCAGGGAGGCCAAGGAGGCCGGTTTTTATTTCATCGGGCCGAACTGCATGGGTATCTATAGTTCCGAGGGGAACGTCAATACCATCTTCCAGCCCCAAGTCGCAATGCCTCAAGGGCCGGTTTCGTTCATTTCCCAGAGCGGTACCCTTGGCTCGTACTTCCATCGCGCCGCGGCAAGGCATGGATTCGGGATGAGCAAGTTCATCAGTTGCGGGAACCAGGCCTGCGTTGATTTCACGGACCTGCTCCAATACCTGGGTCATGACCCTTCAACGCGCGTCATCACAGGCTATATGGAAGATACAGGCGATGGCCGCCGTTTTCTGGAGGTGGCGCGATCCGTTTCCGCAAAAAAACCTCTCTTGCTTTACAAGGCCGGTGCGAGCGAGGCCTCGGCGCGAGCAGCGCGTTCCCACACCGCGGCCATGGCGGCCAATGATGAGATCTTTGAAGGCGCCTGCCAGCAGGCCGGGGTTATGCGGCGGCATGATCCCCTGGAGATGTTCAACATGTCTGAGGCGCTGTGTTATCAGCCGCTGCCTCGGGGGAACCGGGTGGCTGTTCTTTCGGACGGCGGCGGATTCAATGTCATCCTGGCCCAGGACTGCACCCGGCTGGGTCTGGAACTGCCTGAGATGAGCGCGGAGGCTCAGGCTGAAATGCGTGAGCATATGCTGCCTTACGGCCCCCCACCGCTGAATCCCATTGACTGCATTGCCATGAAAGACATGGAGGCCTATATTAAGATCATCGAGATCGTCGCCAAGCAGGATTACATTGACGGACTGATTATCATGCCGCTGACCAGCCAGTTCGACCGGGAAACCAAAACAGCGCGCATGGTGCAAAGCCTGGAATTCGCCGAGCAGCTCTCCTTAATCCCTGAAAGGTTCGGTAAGCCGGTTTTTTTATCCAATATTGAAATGTGGACGGCTGAGCCTGTTTACGAAATCGCCAAGAGGCATCACATTCCCTACTTTATCAATCCCGCCGACTGTGTCAGAGGCATGTACGGGCTGGTGAAATACAGGGAAAGAAAAAACCGCTGCCTTTAA
- a CDS encoding FAD-dependent oxidoreductase — MSGLEHLLSPLRIKGMELPNRAVMPPMGTNLSNNDGTVSEALLAYMKRQSRSGVGLIIVEVAAVHPSGASIASELGVYDDRFVDGLKKLAAVIHEGGGKAAMQLHHAGRESFFLLQRGEAIAPSAVPSVVFRQPAREMTIEDIKKIIASFGRAAVRAQEAGFDAVEVHGAHGYLLAQFLSALSNQRDDEYGGSLDNRARFIIEILEEVRKNVGDDFPVSLRLSAEEFIKNGYVVEDLQPILPDFIKAGADIIHASLGTHGSPAGITSAPPEYEPGFNAWRAKKVKEVVDVPVIAVGRFTDPVRADEVIANGKADLVAFGRQQLADPDYLTKAREGRPEDIRQCIACNQGCIERLMEGEGSIRCAINPETGQELIYPQGPARTSRQVWIIGAGPAGLTAAYEAARLGHKATLFEKEEKAGGQLRFAGIPPHKSVYTDWIAWLISQVEKAGVEIKTGTQVTAEMIQEENPEAVILASGGQKIVPPIKGIDLPMVHDVWQILSGEVSPRENVVVIGCGWLGMETADFMIEKGSQITLVEILKRSPVRTRLSHGYMLHKRLRDAQAKMLFNTTVESIQQDSVTVVHEGQEETLSPVDQVVVSVGLRPQDELKKTLAEKGIRHRVVGDAVQVRRIIEATEEGARAAWDL, encoded by the coding sequence ATGAGCGGATTAGAACACCTGCTTTCCCCGTTGAGGATCAAAGGCATGGAACTTCCCAATCGAGCCGTGATGCCGCCTATGGGCACCAATCTGAGCAATAATGACGGCACGGTCAGTGAAGCGCTCCTGGCATACATGAAGCGTCAATCAAGAAGTGGCGTCGGACTTATTATCGTGGAGGTCGCGGCCGTTCATCCCTCTGGCGCTTCGATCGCCAGTGAGCTCGGAGTCTATGACGATCGCTTTGTTGATGGGTTAAAAAAACTGGCGGCAGTGATCCACGAGGGAGGTGGTAAAGCTGCCATGCAGCTTCACCATGCCGGGCGTGAAAGCTTCTTTCTTTTACAAAGAGGAGAAGCCATCGCGCCGTCGGCTGTACCGAGCGTGGTATTTCGCCAGCCGGCGCGGGAAATGACCATTGAGGACATCAAAAAAATCATCGCCTCTTTTGGCCGGGCTGCGGTTCGCGCGCAAGAGGCTGGATTTGACGCGGTCGAGGTTCATGGCGCCCATGGCTATCTTTTGGCCCAATTTTTATCCGCGCTGTCTAACCAGCGTGATGACGAGTACGGCGGCAGCCTGGATAATCGGGCCAGATTCATCATTGAAATATTGGAAGAGGTTCGTAAAAACGTGGGGGATGATTTTCCTGTTTCTTTACGCCTCTCTGCCGAGGAGTTTATAAAAAACGGTTACGTTGTCGAAGACCTCCAGCCGATATTGCCCGACTTTATCAAAGCCGGGGCCGATATTATTCATGCTTCTCTCGGGACACACGGGAGCCCTGCCGGGATAACCAGCGCCCCGCCGGAGTATGAGCCAGGGTTCAACGCCTGGCGCGCCAAAAAGGTTAAGGAAGTGGTGGATGTGCCGGTAATCGCTGTGGGGCGGTTCACAGATCCTGTCCGGGCCGATGAGGTCATTGCCAATGGGAAGGCCGACCTGGTCGCCTTTGGCCGGCAGCAGTTAGCTGATCCGGATTATCTGACCAAGGCCAGGGAGGGCCGCCCGGAGGACATTCGCCAGTGCATCGCCTGTAACCAGGGCTGTATCGAGCGCCTGATGGAGGGAGAAGGCTCGATCCGGTGCGCCATTAATCCGGAAACCGGGCAGGAACTCATCTATCCTCAAGGACCGGCCAGGACCAGCAGGCAGGTATGGATCATTGGCGCAGGACCGGCCGGTTTGACCGCCGCTTACGAGGCGGCCAGGCTGGGTCATAAGGCTACCCTTTTTGAAAAGGAAGAAAAGGCAGGAGGCCAGCTGCGTTTTGCGGGTATACCCCCGCATAAAAGCGTTTACACGGACTGGATCGCCTGGCTCATCTCACAGGTCGAAAAGGCAGGCGTGGAGATTAAGACCGGAACACAGGTCACGGCCGAGATGATACAAGAAGAAAACCCGGAGGCGGTTATCCTGGCTTCCGGCGGACAGAAGATCGTGCCGCCCATTAAAGGGATTGACCTCCCCATGGTTCATGATGTCTGGCAGATACTGAGCGGCGAGGTTTCACCCCGGGAAAACGTGGTCGTGATTGGATGCGGGTGGCTGGGCATGGAAACGGCGGACTTCATGATCGAAAAAGGAAGCCAGATTACCCTGGTTGAAATTCTCAAACGGTCGCCGGTCCGGACACGCCTTTCTCATGGCTACATGCTGCATAAACGCCTTCGGGATGCACAGGCAAAAATGCTTTTTAACACCACCGTGGAAAGCATTCAGCAAGACTCCGTGACAGTCGTGCATGAAGGTCAGGAAGAAACCCTTTCACCGGTGGATCAAGTGGTTGTGTCGGTCGGTCTCAGGCCCCAGGACGAACTCAAAAAAACCCTGGCAGAGAAAGGCATTCGTCACCGGGTGGTTGGGGATGCCGTTCAGGTTCGCCGTATTATTGAAGCGACCGAGGAAGGGGCACGGGCGGCCTGGGACCTTTGA
- the pdxA gene encoding 4-hydroxythreonine-4-phosphate dehydrogenase PdxA — translation MPFRFAVLLKRPRKGHGRPGTFELPPSTLKGRLEGNVLPETSRPVLGLTLGDVAGVGPEVVVRALADESVFQVCQPLVLGDLGALERAVQLLDLDLAINVLEPNQEPAARHGTIDLLPLSRLDPRDLVPGHPSLEGGRAAARYIETGAKLALAGQTQGLVTAPISKVSLNRAGYHYQGHTEMLADLAGGMPVVMMLVGSSLRVALATTHIALKDVPGLLSAERIVTTARITDEALRQYFKLAHPRLAASALNPHASEGGLFGREEEEIIEPAVAQARKQGLDFSGPFPADTVFYRAVQGEFHAVICMYHDQALIPFKLLHFKDGVNVTLGLPFIRTSVDHGTAYDIAGQARADPASMLAALRLAARMAAGQKPRP, via the coding sequence ATGCCGTTCAGGTTCGCCGTATTATTGAAGCGACCGAGGAAGGGGCACGGGCGGCCTGGGACCTTTGAATTACCACCCTCAACCTTGAAAGGACGGCTTGAGGGAAACGTATTGCCTGAAACTTCAAGACCTGTCCTGGGCCTGACTCTAGGCGACGTGGCCGGTGTGGGTCCGGAGGTGGTGGTTCGGGCCCTGGCTGACGAGAGCGTATTTCAGGTCTGCCAGCCGCTGGTTCTGGGTGACCTCGGCGCCCTTGAGCGGGCTGTTCAGCTTCTCGACCTGGACCTGGCCATCAATGTCCTGGAGCCAAATCAGGAACCCGCCGCTCGCCATGGAACCATTGACCTCCTTCCTCTTTCCAGGCTGGACCCCCGAGACCTTGTCCCGGGCCACCCTAGCCTTGAAGGCGGCCGCGCCGCGGCTCGATACATTGAAACCGGAGCCAAACTCGCGCTGGCCGGACAGACCCAGGGGCTTGTCACGGCTCCGATCAGTAAAGTATCCTTAAACAGAGCCGGTTACCATTACCAGGGTCACACCGAGATGCTGGCCGACCTGGCCGGAGGCATGCCGGTAGTGATGATGCTGGTCGGATCGAGCCTTCGGGTGGCGCTGGCGACAACTCACATTGCGCTTAAGGATGTGCCAGGGCTCCTGAGTGCTGAACGCATTGTTACCACGGCCCGGATAACCGATGAAGCTCTGCGGCAGTACTTTAAGCTGGCTCACCCGCGCCTGGCCGCTTCGGCGCTGAACCCTCACGCCTCGGAAGGCGGCTTGTTCGGCCGGGAGGAAGAAGAGATTATCGAACCGGCCGTGGCCCAGGCCAGGAAGCAGGGGCTGGACTTCAGCGGCCCTTTTCCGGCGGATACCGTCTTCTACCGGGCCGTGCAGGGTGAATTTCACGCCGTGATCTGCATGTATCACGACCAGGCCCTGATCCCTTTCAAACTTCTACATTTCAAAGACGGCGTCAACGTCACCCTGGGGCTGCCTTTCATTCGCACCTCTGTGGATCACGGTACAGCATATGATATCGCCGGTCAGGCCCGGGCCGATCCCGCCAGCATGCTGGCGGCCTTGCGCCTGGCCGCCCGGATGGCCGCCGGACAGAAACCGCGTCCTTGA
- a CDS encoding enoyl-CoA hydratase/isomerase family protein, with protein MAFEQILVEKKREHVTTVTLNRPNVMNAISPETSKELDTAFNEFADDPDAWICIVTGAGDRAFSAGNDLKYQATHSPEEMRKAMEGIKGGFGGVTSRWDCFKPFIAAVNGLALGGGFEVALACDIIIAADNATFGFPEHRVGLMPGAGGVHRLPRQMPYHIAMGLIMTSRRITAEEAMKWGVINEVVPQAELMSTVDKWIDEIMLGAPLSLRASKESTLKGLHMPLEEAMSMNYPGLQRMYGSEDVKEGPIAFVQKRPPQWKGR; from the coding sequence ATGGCTTTCGAACAAATCCTTGTGGAAAAGAAAAGGGAACACGTGACCACCGTGACGCTCAATCGTCCCAACGTCATGAATGCCATTAGCCCGGAGACCAGTAAGGAACTGGATACGGCCTTTAACGAGTTTGCTGATGATCCTGACGCCTGGATCTGTATTGTAACAGGAGCTGGAGATCGAGCCTTTTCCGCAGGCAATGACCTCAAGTATCAGGCTACACATTCGCCGGAAGAAATGAGAAAGGCCATGGAAGGGATAAAAGGCGGCTTCGGCGGTGTCACCTCTCGATGGGACTGCTTCAAACCCTTTATCGCCGCGGTCAACGGCCTGGCGCTGGGCGGTGGTTTTGAGGTGGCCCTGGCCTGCGACATCATCATTGCTGCCGACAACGCCACCTTTGGTTTTCCCGAACACCGGGTCGGGTTGATGCCTGGCGCCGGCGGTGTGCATCGTCTGCCGCGGCAGATGCCTTATCACATTGCCATGGGTCTGATCATGACATCCAGACGCATTACGGCCGAAGAAGCCATGAAGTGGGGTGTTATTAATGAGGTGGTCCCCCAGGCGGAACTTATGTCCACCGTGGATAAGTGGATAGATGAAATTATGCTCGGCGCACCGCTCTCGCTTCGCGCCAGCAAAGAGTCCACCCTCAAGGGCTTGCATATGCCGCTAGAGGAGGCTATGTCCATGAATTATCCAGGGCTGCAGAGGATGTACGGGTCCGAAGACGTAAAGGAAGGTCCGATCGCATTTGTTCAGAAACGCCCGCCTCAATGGAAGGGGCGCTAA